Part of the Propioniciclava sp. MC1595 genome is shown below.
ACCCTTCCCCCCGGCACTCCCGGGACGAGCTCAGATGCGCGGGTCGGAGCTCGGGTCGACGCCGGTCACGTCCTCCATGTCGTCGGCAACATCCTCGACGTGGGCGTCGTCGGTGGCCACCAGGTCGGCGTAGGTGGGGTTCTTCTCGATCCAGCCCTGCACGTAGGGGCACTGCGGGTCGACCCGGTAGCCCAGGGTGCGGATGTCGTCCAGCCCGGCCCGGACGAGCTCGCCCGCGAGGCCCTGCCCGGAGAACCGGTCCTCGACGGTCGTGTGGGGGAGCGCGACGACGCCCTCGTCCACCATGTAGTCGAGCCAGCCGGCCAGTTCGCCGTCGACGTGGATCTCGAAGCGGTTCTCGTCGGTGTTCTTGGTGACCTCTGCCATGGAGCCAACCTAGTCGGCCCCCCAATGCGGCCGA
Proteins encoded:
- a CDS encoding GNAT family N-acetyltransferase — protein: MAEVTKNTDENRFEIHVDGELAGWLDYMVDEGVVALPHTTVEDRFSGQGLAGELVRAGLDDIRTLGYRVDPQCPYVQGWIEKNPTYADLVATDDAHVEDVADDMEDVTGVDPSSDPRI